The genomic DNA GCATAACCATAGCTTTCGGATTTACAGTACTTACTCTGGAAGCAAAAACCTCCCTTTCAGCCTGTGATACTATATCCCCTTTGGTAATTGCTACAATATCAGCTGTTTTCAGCATAGGGCCAATCTTTTTAGGTGTGTTAATTCCACTGAGATTATCTATTACACAAACAGCTTTTATATCTTTAATATAGGGAGAACAACGATTACAAAGTCCAGCACTTTCAGTTATAAGTAAGTCCAGATCTTTTTTTCTTCCCCATTGTACTACTTCTTCTATATTACTTACAAAATAATGATCAGGACAGAGTGAACCAGATAGGCCTTTTTTAACAGGGATCCCTTCTTTTGCATAAAGCTCATCATCATCTGTATAAAGACAATCAAATTTTACTACACCTGCTTTTATATCTCGATCTCTCATAGCTTTTATAGTTTTTAAAATAACTGCAGTTTTACCGGAAGAAGGAGGTCCAGAAAAGGTTACTAAATTCATCTTAACTAACCTCCCTTATTTTTTTATTAAATTGTTCAGTTAACTTATTTATTAATTGACCTGGATCTTCATTTCTTAAAAAATCCCAGCCAGGCCACATAAACTTAGAATTATCTTTTAAATTATTATTTATTTCAGGTAATACACTTGG from Halanaerobiales bacterium includes the following:
- a CDS encoding GTP-binding protein; this encodes MNLVTFSGPPSSGKTAVILKTIKAMRDRDIKAGVVKFDCLYTDDDELYAKEGIPVKKGLSGSLCPDHYFVSNIEEVVQWGRKKDLDLLITESAGLCNRCSPYIKDIKAVCVIDNLSGINTPKKIGPMLKTADIVAITKGDIVSQAEREVFASRVSTVNPKAMVMHINGLTGQGAYEFSTLLYNDDEDIETVKGKELRFSMPSAMCSYCLGERRIGDEHQLGNVKKIELGDTDE